tcaTTCCAGTGAAAGCCCTCCTTGCGGAGCAGGGCCATCAAGGGCGCCGCGATGGTGCCGAAGTTGCGGATGAAACGGCGGTAGTAGCCCgccaagccgaggaagctgAGGACGGCCTAGATCTTGTGCTGGTCCATGGCGACACCATCGCTAGAGATCAGGTGGCCCAGGTAGGATACGGCGGTCAGCCCGAACTCACATTTGGAGCGCTTCAAATGGAGGTGATCATCCTGCAACGTCTGGAAGACAGTGCGCACGTGCCGCAGGTGTTCCGCCCATGTCGAGCTGTAGATAAGTATATCGTCAAAGAAAACGAGCATGAACCGGTGGAGGAAGGGTAGGAGCATGTTGTTCATTAGTGCTTGAAACGTCGCCGGGGCGTTGGTGAGGCCGAACAGCATGACGAGGAACTCGAACAGCCCTTGGTGAGTGCAGAACGCCGTCTTGTGGACGTCATCTGGATGCATGCGTACTTAGTGATAGCCGGAGCGCATGTCGAGCTTGGTGAAGAACCTGGCGCCGCGCAGCTCGTTGAACAACTCCTCCGCCACCGGGATAGGAAATTTATCCTTGATTGTCTTGTCGTTGAGAGCCCGGTAGTCAACGCAGAATCGCCACGAGCCATCCTTCTTTTTGATCAACAATGCCGGAGATGAGAACACCGACGAACTTGGCCGGATGACGCCTTAGCGAAGCATCTCATCACACTGTCGCTCAAGCTCATCCTTTTGGATGTGGGCATAGCGGTAGGGCCGGACGGCTACGGCGGACACCCAAGTGGCGCTCCGGTGGTAGACCGTGCGGGTCGTTGAAGAGAATGCGGAAGTCGTCGAGCACCTCAGCCATCAGTTCGTCTGGCGCACCGTCGAGAGCGATGACATGTGTTAAGGGTGACGGAGCGTCAACGCTAACCCATGTCACTTTGTTGTCACCTGTGCCGAACGAAAACGATTGGTCAGCAAAGTCCCACAGCGTCGGACCGAGCGTGCCGAGCCAATGTGCGCCCAGGACGATGTCATACCCTCCCAACAGAAGGGAGTAGAAATCAACGTCGAAAGCGGACGTGCCGATGACGACGTGCTATGCCGGGCAGCGTCCCAGCGAGGCGACGCGGTCGCCATTCGCGACGGTGACACGGAGGCCGGGGCACGGCTAGAGGATGATATTCGCACGTGTGCTACCGTCTCGCTGAGGAAGTTGTGCATGGAGCCGGAGTCGAGGAGAGCGAGGTAGTCCACCGTCCCGACGCATGCACACACCTTGATGGTGTTGAACATGAGTGCGCGGATACCGGCCAGGGCGTGTAAGGAGATGAGCAGCTTGCCAGCGTCAGCCAAGATTGTGTTGGCCGCCGGTGGCGGGTCGTCCTCGCCCTCCGTGTCGTCGGGGAAGCTGATGACCTCGATGATGAAGGATTTCTCGCAGTGTTGCCCGGAAACGTACTTTTCATGACAGTTGTAGCAGAGGCCCTCGGTGCGTCGTTGTGCCATCTCTACCGGTGACAGGTGCTTGCGTGGAAGTGCTGCCACCAGGGGCTGCTTGCCGGATGCGGTCGTCGACGCAGCGTCAGTTGATGGCGTTGAAGACGCCGTGGATGGTGCAGGCAGCACCATGCGCAGTGCGCGGACAGCTCGCTCGGGAATAGGGTCGGTGGCGCCCAAGTGGAGGCGTTGTTCGTATGCCTGGGCGAGCATGATCGCGTCGTCGAGAGTGGATGGTCGGCGAAGCGCGACGTCCGTCTTGAGGGGGTTGACGAGGCTCGCCATGAAGAGTTGAATCTGCTGGGGCTCGGAGAGCTCGACGTCGCGGCACACCAGGGCGAGGAAACTGTTGACCTAGTCCTCGACCGTGCCGGTGCGCCGCAGCGCCGTTAGTTCGCCAAGTAGACTGTCCGTCATGGGCGGTCCAAACCGCGTATGCACCAACCGGACAAAACGCCGCCACGACGGCTCGCTGGAATCGAGCTCGAGCCTGTAATACCATAAGTGAGCGTCTCCTATTAGATGCAAAGACGCGTACCAAACCTTGCGGGAGTCCGGAGTTTTCTGGCCGCGGAAGAAGGTCTCGCAGTGATTTAGCCATGGTAGCAGATCGCCCTTGCCATCGTACGTGGGAAACTCGAGCTTGGTGCGAGGCAGGAAGTTGTTGTCGACCGCCATGTCGTCGCCGTGGCGTTCGCGTCACGCGTCGGTGTCGTCGAATGGCTTGTCGTCGTGCGGCTGGCGAGGCGCGGAGCTAGAGGAACCCGGTGCTGGACGGCGAGGTGAAGCGCACGGACCTGCTCCGAATATTCAAATGCAGACGCCTGGACTTGAGTCACCTGGTCCGGCAATGCATCAAGCTTTGCTGCGAGCGGCACCAATGGCTCCAGCGCACTCATCTTGCGAGCGAGATCAGAAATTTGGGCAGCCATGGAGGTGAGGTTTTTTGCTATCTCATCTAACTGGTTTTGTGTGGAGGCCATGGAATCGGAACCAGAGGAATATGATACCAAGATGTCACGAGCTAGATTGGATGAAGGAATATGTCGAAGGTTATACTTGAAGGAAGTGGAGGGACGTGGCCTTGCACCtcgtcggcgcggcggtgccGTGATCGGCGACGCACCAGCGAGGCAGGGCAAGAACTGATATGATCACAAATTGCTTGATTGATTATTACTCTGCATCTGCCGCAATACTTATAGTGGGGATGTCTTACAAATCAGaaacaaactctaacaaaccTTGGAAGATAAAATGACAAATCCTAACAAACTGATAAAATGACAAATCCTAACAAACTTAATCTAACCGAATTCCTATTCGTATTGCACTGTTACTCGTCACGCGTGTTGTCGCCGATCAGGATTCCTGTCACGACGCCGGGCATACTGCAATCCCCACATCACATTCTTATTTCCCACATAATCACtaaaccctagccacctccaCCAAGCCACCGTCCCCTGCCGCCTATCGTTTGCCGTACCGAGGCTCTACCGTGAATCGCGTCTAGCCTACCGTTTTAGTCATAGCCATCCGTCTTTCCGTTAACTGTTCGTTCGAACGAAGTGTCGTCCCGTGCTTTGTTCGTTCGGTTGTTTTGAATCATTCCCTAGTTGAAACCGTTCAGAGCCGCcggttccgttcgccggtttCAGTTGATCATTTGGATGGTCccgtgtcacgtagaattgactcgttgagtctCATGAGGCTTGCTTACCAATGTTATATTTCCGTTGATCCTATTCCTTTTTGGcattaatatatgataaatgAATAAGGTTTTTCGGTTAATAGTAATAACACATttcatcttgtaaaattcatatataaTTCATTCGAGCTCCGTTTTAATCCATTCAAATTGCCGTAAATTCGTTAAAATgtctagaatccattaaaattggtttcttttgcTGTTTCAGTAGCTTTATAGCTTGTATTTATTGTGTGCCTTGTTTGTCGTTTAGAATCCAGCAGTTCCAATGCTCCAGTTTATTTTGAAGTGGTTGCCAAGGTTCTGTCAGCTCAAGAGCAAGGAAAGTCATACGAATatcattgatcatattgtacccattTGCAAAGTCCCTGCTTTTCTCTTAAAATTGCATTATTTTcataatgtcatgtgggatggaatTTACCCGTACTCAGCCTTTTGAATACCTTAATTGAATTAATAGCCTGGGATATTAATTTGACTAGATGATTGGTTtagaaatgcttagccatgcttagatcaaTTAGCTCACAATGGGATTCATTATAATTTAGtccttaattattattattattatgatatTATACCACCAtggtatataattaattaactaaaacaTGTTATATTGGTGGgtcgtgggtgcatggttttgcaaGTGGCacccatgacaattaaggaccggttctcgGGAATCCCTAGAAGATAAACTCGTACTATCCACAAGCCTGATGGGCTCCGGGTTTGATCTAAGTATAATCTTTTCTAGCTAACACACCGTTGGCAagggtgggcatgatggagTATGGATGGAACTGTATATTGGTCTATGCTGCTTTCGGATTTACCTAGGCACGAGCGGGGACTGCCCATCGCCTATATAGGGATGGGGTGAAACCGGAGGTGGATGTGTTGGTTAGAGGAGGATATATGGAGGGTtatgtcacgatttccccctttgcagtatcgtAGCGGTACTTCGGGGAATggtaacatgtgtggaatcatgtcttgtgggtaaagttgtacacctcttatcagagtaaaactattcgaatagccgtgcccgcggttattggGCAGTCAACCagctcaccgtgattagtctcaccttaatAATTTGACTTattgaactggtgtagttcaggtggtttggttgggcctgtttcAATCTGGACTTAGCGTTGTATAGTGATGATGGTTAATACTGCTGCTTAATTATATCtattgttttactgctttcaacttctGATTTATAAATGTTGCTTTCATTCAAAATATCCTATAGCCTATTCCTTCGTGATATCATTGCATCATACCTTCCCCttggtatgacttgttgagtacggtggttgtactcagtcttgctttattTTTCCCAATCCCCCAGAAGCAGAGAATATATCAGATGGTGAGTTCTATGAGGATTAAGCTTGTGCCAGATGTCGAGGTTTTGCCTGTGGATTTGGAGGAAGCTACGCTTTTGTCGTGAAGATTAAGTTTAGATAGTCTTTAGTTTTTCCAATGCGTTTGtgagtttattttatatttttgtaagtcGTGGAACTGTATCAAATTGTCGTTCGTGTACTCTGGTTGATGCCTGGACAGAGGTTAAATGTGCAGATAGCCGGTGATTCGGGATGTCGAATCTCTGGGCGTGACACCTCCCCACCCAGCGGTGCCTctacccctcccctcccctctcccgaccggtggcaccgctcctcctcctccccctccccctccccctcccctcccctcttgaCGGTGCCTCTCAGTGCGGCGGCTTCCCGCGGGTAGATCCGGCGGCACTGAAGGTGTTGGCCGCTTCCCACGGCCCAgtctggcggtggcggcagcttCCCGCGGTGGATCCGATGGCAATGATGGTGCTAGCGACTTCCCACGGCCCGATCCACCTGCAGCGACGACTCCCGCGTTGAAtctgacggcgacggcggcagccgcAGATTTGGTGGCACCGACTGCGCCGATGGCTACACgcgtggcggtggcgctggCTTCCCGCATCGGATTTGACAGCtacgacggtggcggtggcttccggtgatgatttttttcctctttcgCTTGGTTGTCCTATTGGATTTTGTGTCTATGTTTGCGATGAATTTTCACAGAATCCATCATGCATTTGGTTGTTGATGCGAACtctggatgattttttttttgtcttggagTCTCATCTCAGATGTTGCGGAcgagggattttttttaagggGGGGGACGGACGAAAAATTAACGTGTTGAGGGACAAGGTGACGATCGGAAATTTTAATTAGTTCTATTAAGAGgtgccttttttaaaaaaaaactaacgcTTATAAAATATTATAGGTGTCCGTTAgtttaaaaccgacacctataatatctTATAGGTGCTGGTAAAAAACCGGTACCTATGAAAACCGAGCCGAGTCTTATCCAACCATCCACAGCGCCAAAGCCGAGCCGCCAGGGCCCACCGAGGAGATAAGGCACCGAGATCCATCTAATTTTTTTACTCTCTcattttcctctcctctctctcttggtcttctctctcgctctcctctctccgagGCGGCAGTGcaagaggggaggcggcggttgacgggcggcagcggcgggtggagacggtgcggcccagcggcggcggcgacggcgatggctgcgccctcccctccgcggtGTAcagcgggaggagcggcggatGCCCGGAGGCACCCTCCCTTagccagatctggcgggaggAAGGGCTACGGAGCCGCGCCGCCTCACCGTCCTCCGTGCCGCCCGCCTAGAAAGCAGCGCAAGGATTGATGCCGTCATTGCCGCCGTCCCACGTCAAGCTCGTCCACAAGGCCTACGACTGCACCAAGCACTTCCGCCACCGCACGTCGCCTGCAACCCGACGTGCCTCCTGCTACCTTTGTACCGCAGCCTCGGATTCTATCATTTCTACATTGTCACTTAGATGGATCGGATTTGGGAGGGAGGTAATACATGGGTATTAGGTTTCTTGTGGGGAACAAATTCACGAGGTCGAGATTAAATTTGGTATTTGCGTGTTGTTTTTGGTTGTCtagttgattgattgatttggaGATCTAGCttgtggattatttttttttaagacagaCTCGGACTCAAACGATTGGGAGGAACGAATTGCACGGATGAGTGAAAAATCACGCATACCGACAAAAATTAGGTGACGGTTGGAAGATTAtgaatcttttaattagttaagttATAGATTTTGTTGGTTTGAGCTATACCTGGAAATCTTTGTCGTTCCGGATATTCAGGCCGGTGAATATCACAGAAGGACGAAACCCACCACGTGCATTACGAGCAGACTGGATCTGGAAAAGGCCGAGTAAACAAACTTAGCTGGCATCATTTTCctttagttatatatatatatatatatatatatatatatatatatatatatatatatatatatatatatatatatatatatatatatatataatgcatgATTAGAACAATAAAATACATAATTAAAAGAGTGGCGCGAATATATAAGACAAATAATTTGTTCTTCAAGATAATCAAGCATACAGTCAAACACTTACTTAGTAGTCACACAACATAACATTCATAAACCCCCCCAGACATAGACATAGTTTCTCAAACTAATAATCAAGCGATACAGTCATACACTTGATAGTCACACAACATCAAACATTTATGTTGTGCTAAATACAAACCCCATACACTTGGTAGAGTCACGCAACATCAACATTCATGCTGGGCTAAATACAAACCCCAGACATCAGTAACGTCAGATGACCACACAATGAAGTCTCCACCAAACTCTCTCTTCTGATAATGAGAATGAGCTTTTATCCCGTGAGAATTTCTAACCTTGTAAAATGTTTCTGTTTTGTTGCCATTAGACCCTACTCCACATCCGATCAAAGCAACTGCATGAGCATCACTAGTGTTCTCACATGTTGGGGCACAATAATACTGACCATCACTTAAGTAATTAAATAGGAAACCGTGACGAATCCCTGCTA
This genomic window from Oryza sativa Japonica Group chromosome 12, ASM3414082v1 contains:
- the LOC9269300 gene encoding uncharacterized protein, translated to MASLVNPLKTDVALRRPSTLDDAIMLAQAYEQRLHLGATDPIPERAVRALRMVLPAPSTASSTPSTDAASTTASGKQPLVAALPRKHLSPVEMAQRRTEGLCYNCHEKYVSGQHCEKSFIIEVISFPDDTEGEDDPPPAANTILADAGKLLISLHALAGIRALMFNTIKVCACVGTVDYLALLDSGSMHNFLSETVAHVRISSSSRAPASVSPSRMATASPRWDAARHSTSSSARPLSTLISTPFCWEGMTSSWAHIGSARSVRRCGTLLTNRFRSAQVTTK